One genomic window of Providencia hangzhouensis includes the following:
- a CDS encoding PAAR domain-containing protein — protein sequence MRSLVNGRKIILKNDTTNTGGTVLTASSLAKQTQGVACVGDSVYCPSCKKTGTIVEGDSLMKINGIPVALEGHKVACGCSGGCVLVAVG from the coding sequence ATGCGTAGTCTTGTGAACGGCAGAAAAATTATCTTAAAAAATGATACGACAAATACTGGTGGTACGGTGCTGACAGCTTCTTCTCTCGCCAAGCAAACCCAAGGTGTCGCCTGTGTGGGCGACTCTGTTTATTGTCCTTCATGTAAAAAAACAGGGACTATCGTTGAAGGTGATAGCTTAATGAAAATTAATGGTATCCCTGTTGCGCTAGAAGGTCACAAAGTCGCTTGTGGATGTTCTGGGGGCTGTGTGCTTGTTGCTGTAGGCTAA
- a CDS encoding SMI1/KNR4 family protein: MTIELVFPEKSLSNDELNQFELLFIAKLPEAFKQHYLTINGGFIGENSNVNSYFGGFNPIKYGKLPIEKLIEDIGDLDVILNNKSVHYEQGSFIPFGYDNGGNTLLLSLKKDSYGEVYFHSYDGLFQKEYSNFESFLNDVFGNDH; encoded by the coding sequence ATGACAATAGAATTAGTGTTTCCTGAAAAAAGCTTATCTAATGATGAGTTAAATCAATTTGAATTGTTGTTTATAGCTAAATTGCCAGAAGCATTTAAGCAACACTATCTTACCATTAATGGTGGCTTTATTGGTGAAAACTCCAATGTAAATTCTTATTTTGGAGGGTTTAATCCTATAAAATATGGAAAATTACCTATTGAAAAGCTTATTGAGGACATCGGGGATTTGGATGTAATACTGAATAATAAATCAGTACACTATGAGCAGGGAAGTTTTATACCCTTTGGTTATGATAATGGGGGAAATACCTTGCTTTTATCCCTTAAGAAGGATAGTTATGGCGAAGTTTACTTTCATTCTTATGATGGTTTATTCCAAAAGGAATATAGTAATTTTGAATCTTTTTTAAATGATGTATTTGGAAATGATCATTAG
- a CDS encoding HNH endonuclease produces the protein MSQKVESCIICENYRFWLELQLVDDKGQPLANVPYTLAERGTGRTMQGSSDPQGLIKAEGLTARPYTLSLEPQPLADALTTLSPPAAIQGNDKSLSDYCREQGYLLSENNRAGAFNLNVPTTVHRMTAGQISRSTHYQQCDKGYPLLFPYDHRRVIAIKRIAEPVFAKSVLRGEGNTDAGDTVEDLANFGLCDYNAYTCGIDAATKQPSQRSSSFLSLLGIGTANAFVAPMPPSPIGGFGGAAAGGAMGQQAINPPDINQDSRRFAFQSENDYAIAKGVSKGFGSSTWFDSARVLVGMIPNIYDGDSLTHPDLLEIAEIGGTAPTRIRVGFASTGTTAAAMASASQLIAYHTERDSGYDQVPVIKGELASEAEAREVLSLPIYQSPNGLPNANTQAEIYRFDAGGTTLYMGVAASGEIINISARIDDIPNEPIIHAGPSPQPQRVEKPEGFAIHESDTRPETLPIADDGIIWRHTGHDVEPVDFRDYILTVDRKDVKPTYVSLRGKSVEEKLKARGYDDVIINENGGLDYSKSKALYHNPDRLKPDGTPVEPIVKIKYTGNYPDDFEAANMAGFGQKSTPMLDGERYLWHHLDDYDPITNEGTMQLVVSDSHNGIQHKGGVSQFKDTNNVSEYPFRLPNK, from the coding sequence ATGAGTCAGAAGGTTGAATCGTGCATTATCTGTGAAAACTACCGATTTTGGTTAGAACTGCAATTGGTCGATGATAAAGGACAACCCTTAGCCAACGTGCCGTATACGCTCGCCGAGCGAGGCACAGGCCGTACGATGCAAGGCAGCAGTGACCCACAAGGCCTGATTAAAGCGGAAGGCTTAACGGCTCGTCCGTATACACTGAGCCTTGAACCGCAACCCTTAGCCGATGCCCTGACAACGCTGTCGCCTCCGGCAGCGATTCAAGGCAACGATAAGTCACTGAGTGATTATTGCCGTGAGCAAGGGTATCTCCTGAGTGAAAATAACCGCGCAGGGGCGTTTAACCTCAATGTACCCACTACCGTCCACCGCATGACGGCGGGGCAAATTAGCCGTTCTACCCACTATCAACAATGCGATAAGGGCTATCCCCTATTGTTCCCCTATGACCATCGCCGTGTGATAGCGATTAAACGCATTGCAGAGCCGGTGTTTGCCAAATCGGTGTTGCGTGGTGAGGGCAATACGGATGCGGGGGACACCGTCGAAGACTTGGCGAACTTTGGGCTATGTGATTACAACGCGTATACCTGTGGTATTGATGCCGCAACGAAACAACCTAGCCAACGTTCTTCCTCATTTTTGAGCTTGTTAGGGATTGGTACTGCCAATGCCTTCGTAGCGCCTATGCCTCCGAGTCCTATAGGCGGATTCGGTGGGGCAGCGGCAGGTGGCGCTATGGGTCAACAAGCAATTAATCCACCGGATATCAATCAAGACTCAAGGCGATTTGCTTTCCAGTCTGAAAATGACTATGCAATAGCCAAAGGGGTATCGAAAGGATTCGGTTCGTCGACTTGGTTTGACAGTGCACGCGTATTGGTTGGTATGATACCGAATATCTATGATGGGGATAGTTTAACACACCCAGACTTGCTGGAAATCGCGGAAATAGGTGGAACTGCACCAACACGTATTCGAGTGGGATTTGCCTCAACGGGAACCACAGCGGCAGCGATGGCAAGTGCATCTCAACTGATTGCGTACCATACTGAGCGAGACAGTGGCTATGACCAAGTGCCGGTGATTAAAGGTGAATTGGCTTCCGAAGCTGAAGCGCGAGAAGTGTTGAGCTTACCGATATATCAATCCCCAAATGGATTGCCAAATGCCAATACCCAAGCTGAAATTTACCGTTTTGATGCAGGCGGCACAACTCTTTACATGGGCGTAGCGGCATCAGGGGAGATAATTAATATCTCTGCGCGGATTGATGATATTCCAAATGAACCCATCATTCATGCGGGCCCCTCGCCTCAGCCTCAAAGAGTCGAGAAACCGGAAGGTTTTGCTATCCATGAGTCTGATACTCGGCCTGAAACATTGCCGATTGCGGATGATGGGATTATTTGGCGCCATACGGGGCACGATGTTGAACCGGTGGATTTTCGGGATTATATTCTGACGGTAGACAGGAAGGATGTTAAACCTACGTATGTAAGCTTACGCGGTAAATCAGTTGAAGAAAAACTCAAGGCTCGTGGATATGATGATGTTATTATTAATGAGAATGGCGGGTTAGACTATTCTAAAAGCAAGGCATTATATCATAACCCTGATAGATTGAAGCCAGATGGTACACCAGTTGAGCCTATAGTTAAAATTAAGTATACAGGGAATTATCCTGATGATTTTGAAGCTGCAAATATGGCTGGATTTGGACAAAAATCAACACCTATGTTAGATGGGGAACGTTATCTTTGGCACCACCTAGATGATTATGATCCAATTACTAACGAAGGTACTATGCAGCTAGTTGTTTCGGATTCACATAATGGGATTCAGCATAAAGGTGGAGTGAGTCAATTCAAGGACACAAATAATGTTAGTGAATATCCATTTAGATTACCAAATAAATAA
- a CDS encoding DUF4123 domain-containing protein, producing the protein MRLTPWTTWLTASNTDPIYLLLNTLATPNPTDLLFANDWVEQAFPIYNGTALAHLIGQSPWLVKLKPSAYAPLGQLLDRKGLSDNTWGWAYRSSLDWQYQLRHWQNRQLVELNEELVVLRLMDTRIANVLIPKMREVDWSVLMTPVHEVMLETPSDPAFFESPTRHDPLPIPELQARPFIMGEHLQAAWENSAQFIELLAENLACELWENHAEVALSLDTPEGQLHRRLVDWLHLHPSLAGDIHTRTATQFTDYAQQQGWLTTTTEPS; encoded by the coding sequence ATGAGACTCACCCCTTGGACAACATGGTTAACGGCATCCAATACGGACCCTATCTATTTACTGCTTAATACGTTAGCCACACCCAACCCGACAGACTTATTGTTTGCCAACGATTGGGTTGAACAGGCATTTCCTATTTACAATGGCACTGCACTGGCCCATTTAATCGGTCAGAGCCCGTGGCTTGTGAAGTTAAAACCGAGTGCGTATGCCCCATTGGGGCAACTGCTTGACCGTAAAGGCTTAAGTGATAACACATGGGGCTGGGCGTATCGCAGCTCGCTGGATTGGCAATACCAGTTACGTCATTGGCAAAACCGCCAATTGGTGGAGCTGAATGAAGAGCTCGTGGTGCTGCGTTTAATGGACACACGTATTGCGAATGTGCTTATTCCCAAAATGCGTGAGGTAGATTGGTCTGTGTTGATGACCCCTGTTCATGAGGTGATGTTGGAGACACCCAGTGACCCTGCTTTTTTTGAATCACCTACCCGGCACGACCCTTTGCCTATTCCAGAACTGCAAGCCCGTCCGTTCATCATGGGGGAACACTTACAGGCTGCGTGGGAAAACTCCGCACAGTTTATCGAGCTGTTAGCGGAAAACCTCGCGTGTGAACTGTGGGAAAACCACGCAGAGGTCGCTCTATCCCTCGACACACCGGAAGGCCAACTTCACCGACGTTTAGTGGATTGGTTACACCTGCATCCCTCACTCGCGGGGGATATCCATACCCGTACCGCCACACAGTTTACGGACTATGCCCAGCAACAAGGCTGGCTAACCACGACAACGGAGCCGTCATGA
- a CDS encoding type VI secretion system Vgr family protein has translation MSWTDPNKNKRLGSPENNPLIHGGGYAGGRTYAQDQALQEAHGQLLERIMNGEMGAGLVFTCTIGGLPENTFQVTQFDLQEGLSQLFSLSIQAVSPLPEIDFQTVLGVASSLTVKRDGKILRTVQGILAGAEQGNTDGVKTWYHFVIRPEMWVMTLKQDSRIFQNMTVPQVLKVLLDEARVKHDMQFYHSEEHLERSYITQKRETMYEFWCRLAAEEGINYWFEEGPQLFYSDRHLGMKAGISLTYNPQSETDITDSTATTWRYAEQLCSDIRVDKDYNQLRPSYPLSHQVTGEVHQQHEVFESYGRFQEDAEGQPFNQIRYEQSQNQRQVGSATTNCIELAPGRIFILSNHPSPRMNTTWQVVSVSHHGVQPLADNSGGEGTQLSNQLSFVPSTQEWRPPYRYKPLADGDEVATVVGPKGEEIYTNSKGEVTVYFHWDRRGIPDHSASCWVPVMHGWSGNGYGFMSIPHIGQQVLISYLNGDIDRPVITGCMYNGRNAPPLDLPTQKTRTTFKTCTHKGEGFNELRFEDQAGQEEVYIHAQRDMNVHIQHDSHTHVQQDVKQRIDQHRFTDIQGDDHLHIKGTHKAQIEGDISEQVLGSYHQQINGALVSESGQETHITSQGKVVIDAATEITLKVGGSFVRVTPGNVFTSGNVAIGDSAGGSGQAVGIQLPDGVDPFATPPYPIKPYCAMQAQATGSWVIKPNGGNQ, from the coding sequence ATGTCTTGGACAGACCCCAATAAAAACAAACGACTTGGCAGCCCCGAAAATAACCCGCTTATTCACGGTGGTGGGTATGCGGGCGGCAGAACTTATGCACAGGACCAAGCCTTGCAAGAAGCCCATGGTCAACTGCTAGAGCGTATTATGAATGGTGAAATGGGGGCAGGATTGGTATTCACTTGCACAATTGGTGGGTTACCTGAAAATACCTTTCAAGTCACGCAGTTTGATTTACAAGAAGGGCTTTCCCAGCTCTTTTCACTGTCGATTCAGGCGGTCAGCCCGCTACCCGAGATTGATTTTCAAACGGTACTGGGTGTGGCCTCTTCGTTGACTGTAAAGCGAGATGGAAAAATTCTTCGCACGGTACAAGGCATTTTAGCCGGGGCAGAGCAAGGGAATACCGATGGGGTCAAAACCTGGTATCACTTTGTGATACGCCCTGAAATGTGGGTGATGACGCTTAAGCAAGATAGCCGCATTTTCCAAAATATGACGGTGCCCCAAGTTCTTAAGGTGTTACTGGATGAAGCGCGTGTGAAACACGATATGCAATTCTACCATTCGGAAGAGCATCTTGAACGCTCCTATATCACCCAAAAGCGCGAAACGATGTATGAGTTCTGGTGTCGCCTTGCTGCTGAAGAAGGGATTAATTACTGGTTCGAAGAAGGCCCGCAACTGTTTTACAGTGACCGTCATTTAGGCATGAAAGCGGGTATTTCGCTCACCTATAATCCGCAATCAGAGACCGACATTACTGACAGTACGGCCACCACATGGCGCTATGCTGAGCAGTTGTGCAGCGATATTCGTGTGGATAAAGATTACAACCAACTTCGCCCCTCTTACCCACTGAGCCACCAAGTCACGGGCGAAGTCCATCAACAACATGAGGTGTTTGAAAGCTATGGTCGCTTTCAAGAAGATGCCGAGGGGCAGCCCTTCAACCAAATCCGCTACGAGCAATCACAAAACCAGCGGCAAGTGGGTTCAGCCACCACTAACTGCATTGAGTTAGCACCGGGACGTATTTTTATCTTATCTAACCATCCTAGCCCTCGAATGAATACGACATGGCAGGTGGTGAGTGTCTCCCATCACGGTGTGCAGCCATTAGCGGATAACAGTGGTGGTGAAGGCACCCAACTGAGTAACCAGCTGTCCTTTGTGCCTAGCACTCAAGAGTGGCGACCGCCTTACCGATATAAGCCGCTTGCCGATGGGGATGAAGTTGCGACAGTCGTAGGCCCAAAAGGGGAAGAAATTTACACGAACAGCAAAGGGGAAGTGACCGTCTATTTTCATTGGGACAGGCGTGGTATTCCTGACCACAGTGCGTCTTGCTGGGTACCTGTAATGCATGGCTGGAGCGGAAATGGCTATGGGTTTATGAGTATTCCCCATATTGGGCAGCAGGTTTTAATCAGTTATCTGAATGGCGACATTGACCGCCCCGTCATTACGGGATGCATGTACAACGGTCGCAATGCCCCTCCGTTAGATTTACCGACCCAAAAAACACGCACCACCTTTAAAACGTGCACTCATAAAGGGGAAGGTTTTAACGAATTACGTTTCGAAGACCAAGCAGGACAAGAAGAAGTATATATTCATGCCCAGCGTGACATGAATGTGCATATTCAACATGATAGCCACACCCATGTTCAACAGGATGTCAAACAGCGTATTGACCAACACCGTTTTACTGACATTCAAGGGGATGACCACCTTCACATTAAAGGGACGCACAAAGCCCAAATAGAAGGTGATATCTCTGAACAGGTGCTTGGCAGCTATCACCAACAAATTAACGGTGCACTGGTGAGTGAAAGTGGTCAAGAGACCCACATCACCAGCCAAGGGAAAGTGGTGATTGATGCGGCGACGGAAATTACTTTAAAAGTGGGCGGCAGTTTTGTGCGGGTGACACCGGGCAATGTGTTTACCTCCGGCAATGTGGCGATTGGCGACAGTGCCGGAGGCTCAGGGCAAGCGGTAGGCATTCAATTGCCGGATGGCGTTGACCCGTTTGCGACACCGCCTTATCCGATTAAACCCTATTGCGCGATGCAAGCCCAAGCGACGGGCAGTTGGGTGATTAAGCCTAATGGGGGAAATCAATGA
- a CDS encoding Hcp family type VI secretion system effector encodes MPTPCYISIEGKTQGNITAGAFTADSVGNIYVQGHEDQMLVQEFSHVVTVPTDPQSGQPSGQRAHKPFRFTVALNKAVPLLYNALASGEMLPKVELKWYRTSVEGKQEHFFTTTLTDATIVNIDCQMPHCQDPAKADFTQLIEVSLSYRKIDWEHTVAGTSGADDWRAPLEA; translated from the coding sequence ATGCCAACTCCATGTTATATTTCCATTGAAGGAAAAACCCAAGGTAACATCACTGCCGGTGCATTTACGGCGGATTCTGTGGGTAACATCTATGTACAAGGTCATGAAGACCAAATGTTAGTGCAAGAATTTTCTCATGTTGTGACTGTACCGACTGACCCTCAATCCGGCCAGCCTTCAGGCCAACGTGCGCACAAGCCGTTCCGTTTCACCGTGGCGTTAAATAAAGCCGTTCCACTGCTGTATAACGCCTTAGCGTCTGGCGAAATGCTGCCGAAAGTGGAACTGAAATGGTACCGCACATCGGTTGAAGGGAAGCAAGAGCATTTCTTCACCACCACATTAACGGATGCGACTATCGTGAATATCGATTGCCAAATGCCACACTGCCAAGACCCAGCGAAAGCGGATTTCACGCAGTTAATCGAAGTCTCTCTGTCTTACCGTAAAATCGATTGGGAACACACCGTTGCAGGCACATCCGGTGCCGATGACTGGCGCGCGCCGCTCGAAGCGTAA
- the tnpA gene encoding IS200/IS605 family transposase — MQESNKKSKGGPNGDEKSLAHTRWNCKYHIVFAPKYRRQVFYGEKRRAIGSILRKLCEWKNVRIVEAECCVDHIHMLLEIPPKMSVSSFMGYLKGKSSLMLYEQFGDLKFKYRNREFWCRGYYVDTVGKNTKRIQEYIKHQLEQDKLGEQLSIPYPGSPFTGRK; from the coding sequence CTGCAAGAGTCAAACAAAAAATCAAAAGGGGGTCCCAATGGGGACGAAAAGAGCTTAGCGCATACACGATGGAATTGTAAATATCACATTGTTTTTGCCCCAAAGTATAGAAGGCAAGTTTTCTACGGTGAAAAACGTAGGGCGATAGGTAGTATTTTAAGGAAATTGTGTGAGTGGAAAAATGTCAGGATAGTGGAGGCAGAATGTTGTGTTGACCATATACACATGCTTCTAGAAATCCCACCCAAGATGAGTGTTTCGAGCTTTATGGGGTATTTAAAAGGAAAAAGTAGCCTAATGCTTTATGAGCAATTTGGGGATTTAAAGTTTAAATATCGAAATAGAGAGTTTTGGTGCAGAGGGTACTATGTTGATACGGTAGGAAAGAATACGAAACGAATACAAGAATATATAAAACATCAGTTAGAACAGGATAAATTGGGAGAGCAATTGTCGATCCCCTATCCGGGCAGCCCGTTTACGGGCCGTAAGTAA